In Pseudomonas sp. MM213, a genomic segment contains:
- the dnaB gene encoding replicative DNA helicase: MRDPYNIEAEHGLLGAMMQRPELIDSLSDDLSAESFHFPENAEVYRGIMAVRSAGKSVDFLTVGDHVGVLPDGSPAFAYCAEIVNGTPSVANAKTYAVIVRERAVERALYDLGGQAMEIAHSEQDLQTKIAAVQAAAMAIDCGSGDDDIVKVGDVLLDQLEVWQERHDRHARGETLIGLSTGLRDLDEKIGGLQPDHLYIVAGRPAMGKTTLAMGFVIDAAVRQSKSSLVISLEMNKGQLLDRAVASEGRIPLTMVKNGTACQSHGTELAAAAGVLRRAPLYIADRAGSSIGRIRSLARRHKLRYGLDLLMIDYLQLLEGEGGNRTEEVSSISRGCKLLAKELGIPVVLLSQLSRKCEERPNKRPIPSDLRESGAIEQDADVILFVYRDEVYHENTEAKGIAEIIIGKGRDIEMGTIRTAFLGQYNRFENLAAGWKPEAVEPPAKVTSLANRYRQKETF, from the coding sequence ATGCGTGACCCCTACAACATCGAGGCCGAGCACGGCCTGCTGGGCGCGATGATGCAGCGCCCTGAACTGATCGACTCCCTGAGCGATGACCTGTCCGCCGAATCGTTCCACTTCCCGGAAAACGCCGAGGTATACCGGGGGATCATGGCGGTCCGCTCGGCCGGCAAGTCCGTCGACTTCCTCACGGTGGGGGACCACGTTGGCGTCTTGCCGGATGGCTCTCCGGCTTTTGCCTACTGCGCCGAAATCGTCAACGGTACGCCCAGTGTCGCCAACGCCAAGACTTACGCCGTCATCGTGCGAGAGCGAGCCGTCGAGCGAGCTCTGTACGACCTCGGCGGCCAGGCCATGGAGATCGCGCACAGCGAGCAAGATCTTCAGACGAAAATCGCCGCCGTTCAAGCCGCTGCTATGGCCATCGATTGTGGTTCCGGTGATGACGACATCGTCAAAGTGGGTGATGTGCTGCTCGATCAGCTGGAGGTGTGGCAGGAGCGCCATGATCGACATGCCCGCGGCGAAACACTGATCGGTCTGTCGACCGGCCTGCGCGATCTGGACGAGAAGATAGGCGGCCTGCAACCGGACCACCTGTACATCGTGGCCGGGCGTCCCGCCATGGGCAAAACCACGCTGGCCATGGGCTTTGTCATCGATGCGGCCGTGCGCCAAAGCAAGTCCTCATTGGTCATCAGTCTGGAGATGAACAAGGGCCAATTGCTGGACCGGGCCGTGGCGTCCGAGGGGCGTATTCCGCTCACCATGGTGAAGAACGGCACGGCATGCCAGAGCCACGGCACAGAACTCGCGGCAGCGGCCGGAGTGCTGCGCCGCGCTCCGCTGTACATCGCCGACCGCGCCGGCTCGTCGATTGGGCGCATTCGCTCATTGGCTCGCCGCCACAAGCTGCGTTACGGCCTCGACCTGCTGATGATCGACTACCTGCAACTGCTGGAAGGCGAGGGCGGCAACCGCACCGAAGAGGTCAGCAGCATCAGTCGCGGTTGCAAGCTGCTCGCCAAGGAACTGGGTATTCCCGTCGTGCTGCTGAGCCAGCTCTCGCGCAAATGCGAAGAGCGCCCGAACAAGCGCCCAATCCCCTCAGATTTGAGGGAGTCGGGCGCCATCGAGCAGGACGCCGACGTGATCTTGTTCGTGTACCGCGACGAGGTCTATCACGAAAACACCGAAGCCAAGGGCATTGCCGAAATCATCATTGGCAAGGGCCGCGACATCGAGATGGGCACCATCCGCACGGCCTTCCTTGGCCAGTACAACCGTTTTGAAAACCTTGCTGCCGGGTGGAAGCCGGAGGCTGTCGAGCCACCGGCAAAGGTCACCAGCCTAGCCAACCGTTACCGTCAAAAGGAAACATTCTGA
- a CDS encoding tyrosine-type recombinase/integrase produces the protein MSALIKTLTVKLSDTEIQRNAKLEHVRDLRDASHPALHFRYAKNRARGSWYLLNKRQWHRIGGFPDLSTKQVVAALPAVRLRVAADGAASVSGWVTVGELLDWFGDRMARSRALSAKRRSAGKSAISCQLKPRLDDLLIRDVNAQTLDKLLMWPAQEQLSLSYVQQLYRLLAVAFRQARKLDLIPANPMAELKFIHFTTARILPKPARLRDVQLPELVRQLTERFESTPGDAMLALMMLCHGTRIGETRQSRWADIALPEREWFLPAEHTKSKTELRVPLTDQVCALLRRYRDCQAAQGYEGPFLFPSRRGKALSDNQASAVFTRLGQGAWTSHDLRKVARTAWTDLGVDGHIGEMLLNHSLGKIASTYINTQAKEQRCLALVKWHNWLDERGFKAIHQQTGARYEESQNLVDALNSAACESIPQFVKGEV, from the coding sequence TTGAGCGCTCTGATCAAGACCCTGACCGTGAAGCTGTCCGACACCGAAATTCAGCGCAATGCCAAGCTTGAGCATGTGCGCGACCTGCGTGATGCCAGTCACCCGGCGTTGCACTTCCGTTATGCGAAGAACCGTGCGCGCGGGTCTTGGTACCTGTTGAACAAACGCCAGTGGCACCGCATCGGTGGCTTTCCTGATCTGTCCACCAAGCAAGTCGTCGCGGCCTTGCCGGCGGTGCGCCTGCGAGTGGCGGCCGATGGCGCTGCCAGTGTGTCGGGTTGGGTCACTGTCGGCGAACTGCTCGACTGGTTTGGCGATCGCATGGCCCGTTCCCGCGCGCTCTCGGCCAAGCGCCGCTCAGCCGGCAAGTCGGCCATCAGTTGCCAGCTCAAGCCGCGCCTGGATGATCTGCTGATTCGCGACGTGAATGCCCAGACCCTGGACAAGCTGCTGATGTGGCCGGCGCAGGAACAGTTGTCGCTGTCCTACGTCCAGCAGTTGTACCGCCTGCTCGCAGTGGCCTTCCGGCAGGCCCGCAAATTGGACCTGATCCCGGCCAACCCGATGGCCGAGCTCAAGTTCATCCACTTCACCACGGCGCGCATCCTGCCCAAGCCCGCCCGCCTGCGCGATGTCCAGCTGCCCGAGCTGGTGAGGCAGCTCACCGAGCGGTTCGAGAGTACGCCCGGTGACGCCATGCTGGCCCTGATGATGCTGTGCCACGGCACGCGGATCGGCGAAACCCGTCAGTCCCGCTGGGCTGACATTGCGCTGCCTGAGCGTGAGTGGTTTCTGCCGGCCGAGCACACCAAGAGTAAGACCGAGCTGCGGGTGCCGCTAACTGACCAGGTCTGCGCGTTGCTGCGCCGGTACCGTGATTGCCAGGCCGCCCAAGGGTACGAAGGCCCCTTCCTGTTCCCGTCCCGCCGAGGCAAAGCACTGAGCGATAACCAAGCCAGTGCGGTGTTCACTCGGCTGGGGCAGGGCGCCTGGACCAGTCACGACCTGCGCAAGGTGGCGCGCACCGCGTGGACGGACCTCGGGGTCGACGGCCACATCGGCGAGATGCTGTTGAACCACTCGCTGGGCAAGATCGCTTCGACCTACATCAATACCCAGGCCAAAGAGCAGCGTTGTCTGGCGTTGGTGAAGTGGCACAACTGGTTAGATGAGCGCGGCTTCAAGGCGATCCATCAGCAGACAGGCGCTAGATATGAAGAATCGCAAAACCTCGTAGACGCCTTGAATAGCGCGGCATGCGAGTCCATTCCGCAATTTGTTAAGGGCGAGGTTTAA
- the gvpU gene encoding gas vesicle accessory protein GvpU, which translates to MSDVLSSENSEEAEAAVPSDSDFFNDATSVKQQWEGRQTDWLLQWLCKFVNSNSLEIGVTLTLGGSFVTGTLISHQKYFEQLSSDFSNPFAGSGEEAQEQIRSLILGFNPPVIAGEESPPVQYVHLKNAHMYMGANDRLPTNGALWRGKISAVDGFILGSLGKAK; encoded by the coding sequence ATGAGCGATGTTCTTTCAAGCGAAAATTCTGAAGAAGCAGAAGCCGCAGTCCCATCAGACTCTGATTTTTTCAACGATGCGACTTCTGTAAAGCAGCAGTGGGAAGGAAGGCAGACAGACTGGCTTTTACAGTGGTTATGTAAATTTGTGAACAGTAACTCGCTTGAGATAGGAGTTACTTTGACTCTCGGCGGGAGTTTCGTAACCGGCACCCTAATTTCTCATCAGAAATATTTTGAACAGTTGTCGAGCGACTTTTCAAATCCGTTTGCGGGCTCGGGCGAAGAAGCGCAAGAGCAGATTCGTTCTCTAATCCTTGGCTTCAATCCGCCGGTAATAGCCGGCGAGGAAAGTCCGCCTGTTCAATATGTTCACTTGAAGAATGCTCATATGTACATGGGGGCTAATGACCGTTTGCCTACAAACGGAGCGCTCTGGCGAGGTAAAATTTCGGCAGTTGATGGCTTCATCCTCGGTTCTTTGGGTAAAGCCAAGTAA
- a CDS encoding terminase small subunit codes for MAFVSRKEYCELKGWSRQYVGKLVKNQRLVLNAAGKIDVDASEQLLAMTSDPSKAAVAARHERNRPKRSDQPPLEIVVADFIDDSSDPPPDFQRSRALREHYLSLQEKNNFLKAQGTLVERKAVEDAAYNAGRLLRDLLLGMAPQLSPELASMSDPWQIEKRLTSALRKTLEDAERLSTADLEQAITPS; via the coding sequence ATGGCTTTTGTATCTCGCAAGGAGTACTGCGAGCTGAAGGGGTGGTCCAGGCAGTACGTTGGCAAGCTGGTCAAGAATCAACGACTGGTTCTGAATGCTGCCGGGAAGATTGATGTGGATGCCAGCGAGCAGCTTCTGGCCATGACGAGCGACCCGAGCAAGGCCGCCGTGGCCGCTCGACATGAGCGCAATCGCCCGAAGCGAAGTGATCAGCCACCGCTGGAAATAGTCGTCGCAGACTTTATAGATGACTCCTCTGATCCGCCGCCCGACTTTCAAAGGTCACGCGCTCTTCGTGAGCACTACCTGTCGCTTCAGGAAAAAAACAACTTCCTTAAAGCCCAGGGCACCTTGGTAGAGCGCAAAGCGGTCGAAGATGCGGCCTATAACGCCGGTCGCTTACTGCGTGATCTTTTGCTTGGAATGGCTCCACAGCTATCGCCTGAACTGGCCTCGATGTCTGATCCATGGCAAATCGAAAAGCGTCTGACGTCGGCTTTGCGAAAAACGCTGGAAGATGCTGAGCGGCTGTCTACAGCAGATCTAGAACAAGCCATTACCCCGAGCTGA
- a CDS encoding phage terminase large subunit family protein, which translates to MSLEMSNGATVYREAYFRGQRPEPDVWIDQWADEYMRIPRDTGAAEPGQYHTSRTPYAREPMRCLSPAHPCKRVVTMVASQLMKTQIALNWIGGLIHMAPSNILTLLPSLGLAKRVSSRIGKTIKATPVLRERVASNRSRDARNTMDTKEFEGGSLYITTAGSAANLAELSARYIYGDEVDRWSVDVGEEGDPVELAETRGSTFGRNAKFYFSSSPTIRGASRIADLFEVSDQRYYYVPCPTCEHMQVLEWERLHYSADYQVVHYQCAGPDCDVLIEERYKGEMLAKGEWRAHTQGDGETIGFNLNALYSPPGWTGWASLAKQFEKAKKAQAKGDLEPMQVFYNTRLAKVWDSAQEQTSAGVLMDRARLESYGLGSMPDGVLMLTASVDTQANRLELMVMGWGAGMERWVVDFQVISGDPADERTWAALDELLKARYRHPCGAELMIMATAVDSGGNHTDEVYQFCRMRRWRSVFAIKGASKRGRPVIAQRPSMVDVTWKGLTERHGAELWIVGTDTAKDWIYNRYAFDTGPGALHFANDLPDDFFAQCVAERKVTRYVRGHKRIEWTKGKSERNEALDLLVYNLAMAHYLGINRYQDHDWARIRQAIIQSASGDSGQPVQSERLSRPVVTPAAPQAPQPAVKSRPTTAPPQRRSSTSGYLKRR; encoded by the coding sequence ATGTCCTTAGAAATGTCGAACGGTGCGACGGTGTACCGCGAAGCGTATTTCCGTGGGCAGCGACCAGAGCCAGATGTCTGGATCGATCAGTGGGCCGACGAGTACATGCGCATCCCGCGCGATACGGGTGCGGCCGAGCCTGGTCAATACCACACTTCGCGTACCCCATATGCGCGTGAGCCGATGCGCTGTCTGTCACCTGCCCACCCGTGCAAGCGCGTGGTGACCATGGTGGCTTCGCAGTTGATGAAAACGCAGATCGCCTTGAACTGGATCGGCGGCCTGATCCATATGGCCCCGTCCAACATCCTCACGTTGTTGCCCAGTCTTGGGTTGGCCAAGCGGGTATCGTCGCGGATTGGTAAAACCATCAAGGCCACGCCGGTTCTGCGTGAGCGCGTGGCGTCTAACCGCTCGCGAGATGCGCGCAACACCATGGACACGAAGGAGTTCGAGGGTGGTTCGCTGTACATCACCACGGCCGGTTCTGCGGCCAATCTGGCGGAGCTTTCCGCCCGCTACATCTATGGCGACGAGGTTGATCGCTGGAGTGTGGACGTGGGCGAAGAGGGCGACCCGGTCGAACTGGCCGAGACTCGCGGCAGTACTTTCGGCCGTAACGCCAAATTTTATTTTTCCAGTTCGCCGACGATCAGGGGGGCGTCACGAATCGCTGATCTGTTTGAGGTCAGCGATCAGCGTTACTACTACGTGCCGTGCCCAACCTGTGAACACATGCAGGTTCTGGAATGGGAGCGTTTGCATTACTCGGCGGATTATCAGGTTGTGCATTACCAATGTGCCGGCCCCGACTGCGACGTACTGATCGAAGAGCGCTATAAGGGCGAGATGCTGGCGAAAGGGGAGTGGCGAGCACACACCCAAGGCGATGGCGAAACCATTGGTTTTAACTTGAACGCGTTGTACTCGCCGCCCGGCTGGACCGGTTGGGCCTCGTTGGCCAAGCAATTCGAGAAGGCTAAAAAGGCTCAGGCCAAAGGCGATCTGGAGCCGATGCAGGTGTTTTATAACACCCGTCTGGCCAAGGTCTGGGATAGCGCTCAGGAGCAAACCTCAGCCGGTGTGCTGATGGATCGGGCGCGACTGGAAAGCTATGGGCTTGGCTCAATGCCCGACGGCGTATTGATGCTGACCGCTTCTGTTGACACCCAGGCCAACCGCCTGGAACTGATGGTGATGGGTTGGGGCGCCGGCATGGAACGCTGGGTGGTCGACTTTCAAGTGATCTCCGGCGACCCCGCAGATGAGCGCACCTGGGCGGCGCTGGATGAGTTACTCAAGGCCCGTTACCGACACCCTTGTGGTGCTGAACTGATGATCATGGCTACTGCGGTCGACTCCGGTGGTAACCATACGGATGAGGTCTATCAGTTCTGTCGTATGCGCCGCTGGCGCAGCGTGTTCGCCATCAAGGGGGCGAGCAAGCGGGGCCGGCCGGTGATCGCGCAGCGACCTTCGATGGTCGACGTGACATGGAAGGGCCTGACTGAACGGCATGGCGCCGAGCTTTGGATTGTTGGTACCGACACGGCGAAGGACTGGATCTACAACCGCTATGCATTCGACACCGGCCCGGGAGCGCTGCACTTTGCCAACGACCTGCCGGATGACTTTTTCGCCCAGTGCGTTGCTGAGCGCAAAGTCACCCGTTACGTCAGGGGGCATAAACGCATCGAATGGACCAAGGGCAAGTCCGAGCGCAACGAAGCGCTCGATCTGTTGGTGTACAACCTGGCCATGGCGCATTACCTCGGCATCAATCGCTACCAAGATCACGATTGGGCGCGGATTCGGCAGGCGATCATCCAGTCGGCTTCGGGCGATAGTGGCCAACCCGTTCAAAGCGAACGGCTCAGTCGGCCAGTCGTAACACCGGCAGCACCACAGGCGCCGCAACCAGCCGTGAAATCACGTCCGACAACGGCCCCCCCACAACGCCGCAGTTCCACCAGTGGCTACCTGAAGAGACGCTGA
- a CDS encoding phage head-tail joining protein — MSFTKKHLDAVEAAIARGEKTVRYTDRTVEYRTVDELLKAREEIRTSLISAAGPRSRVVRLYHGGKGL; from the coding sequence ATGTCATTTACGAAAAAGCACCTCGACGCGGTTGAGGCGGCCATTGCTCGCGGTGAAAAAACTGTGCGCTACACCGACCGTACCGTGGAATACCGCACGGTCGATGAGCTGCTCAAGGCGCGCGAAGAGATCCGCACCTCTCTGATCAGCGCCGCCGGGCCGCGCTCGCGGGTGGTCCGGTTGTACCACGGAGGCAAAGGACTCTAA
- a CDS encoding phage portal protein: MARHYPTLTRNGFVLPSNIKASYEGAGEGRRSTGWDAPDNGINSINTPALRNLRSRSRAAVRNDPYAYNVIDKRVSNLIGTGITPRPKTDDEALRKLLQELWDDWVDESDADERADFNGQQALVARTVETSGECFVRLRPRGLDEGLAVPLQLQILAPEFVPHDKFETTKTGNLIRAGIEFTPGGKRVAYWMYLSHPRDASSLNAGYNQLVRVPAAQVLHIFEPVEPGQLRGVPRLSPVLKRLRSLDNYDDAVLFRQEVANLFAGFISRPAPDSGPVPRDPVTGQPLSLDRDGFTPMVALEPGTMQELGPGEEVEFSKPPDAGNNYPDFMRQQLMAAAAGTGTPYEILTGDMREVNDRALRVVLNEFRRRLEQLQFSVYVHQLCRPVRAAWMDMAVLSGVLVLDDYAQRRRHYLRTRWVPQGWAYIQPVQDVQARRMEVQAGFASRSEMVLRTGYDAETVDAENAADLARATALGLNYTTLDAFVPLDDKEQP, encoded by the coding sequence ATGGCTCGTCACTATCCGACGCTCACCCGCAACGGATTCGTGTTGCCGTCGAACATCAAGGCCAGTTACGAAGGCGCCGGGGAGGGCCGACGCTCGACTGGCTGGGATGCTCCCGACAACGGGATCAACAGCATCAACACCCCGGCGTTGCGCAATCTGCGCTCCCGTTCCCGGGCTGCGGTTCGCAACGACCCGTATGCCTACAACGTCATCGACAAACGCGTCAGCAATTTGATCGGCACCGGCATCACGCCAAGACCGAAAACCGACGACGAGGCCCTGCGCAAACTGCTGCAGGAACTCTGGGACGATTGGGTCGATGAATCGGACGCCGATGAGCGCGCCGACTTCAACGGCCAGCAGGCGTTGGTGGCCCGCACGGTGGAAACCTCGGGTGAGTGTTTTGTGCGGCTGCGACCTCGCGGTCTGGACGAAGGCCTTGCGGTGCCATTACAGCTCCAGATCCTGGCGCCGGAGTTCGTGCCGCATGACAAGTTTGAAACCACCAAAACCGGCAACCTCATCCGCGCCGGGATTGAGTTCACCCCAGGCGGCAAGCGGGTGGCGTACTGGATGTACCTGTCGCATCCGCGTGATGCGTCGTCGCTGAACGCCGGTTACAACCAACTGGTGAGGGTGCCGGCCGCGCAGGTGCTGCACATCTTTGAGCCAGTCGAGCCGGGTCAGTTGCGTGGCGTGCCGCGCTTGTCGCCGGTGCTCAAGCGCCTGCGCAGTCTCGACAATTACGACGATGCGGTGCTGTTCCGCCAAGAGGTGGCCAACCTGTTCGCCGGTTTCATCAGCCGGCCGGCACCTGACTCCGGCCCTGTGCCGAGAGATCCGGTTACTGGCCAGCCGCTGAGCCTTGATCGCGACGGCTTCACCCCGATGGTCGCGCTGGAACCCGGCACCATGCAGGAGCTGGGGCCGGGTGAAGAGGTCGAGTTCTCCAAGCCGCCGGACGCGGGCAACAACTATCCCGACTTCATGCGGCAGCAGCTGATGGCAGCGGCAGCGGGAACCGGGACGCCCTACGAAATCCTCACCGGCGACATGCGCGAGGTCAACGACCGGGCGCTGCGGGTCGTGCTCAATGAGTTCCGGCGTCGGCTGGAGCAGCTGCAATTCAGCGTTTATGTGCACCAGCTGTGCCGTCCGGTACGCGCTGCCTGGATGGACATGGCGGTGTTGTCGGGTGTCCTGGTGCTCGATGATTACGCCCAGCGGCGACGCCATTACCTACGCACCCGTTGGGTGCCACAAGGCTGGGCCTACATCCAGCCGGTGCAGGACGTACAAGCGCGGCGGATGGAAGTGCAGGCGGGCTTCGCGTCGCGTAGTGAGATGGTCTTGCGCACCGGCTACGACGCCGAAACGGTCGATGCAGAAAACGCCGCTGACCTGGCCCGGGCCACCGCCCTTGGCCTCAATTACACCACTCTCGATGCATTCGTCCCTCTCGACGACAAGGAGCAACCATGA
- a CDS encoding head maturation protease, ClpP-related has translation MSKKARPRVYNRAGQRVKVQDDTWYTVHASGEAAERVIEVFVYGEIGGWGITANQFVQDLRAMDDGVSPVIAAFNSIGGDLFDGLAMHNALSRLGERCTGRVDALAASAASVAVCGAHRVVIASNAMLMIHNPWTYAAGDAEDFRKVADVLDQTMEAIIAAYKAKAPDIDEVELRRLVAAETWLTANEAVALGLADEVGDGVKVKACLGQGAVLQRYQHAPAELLAQLDEPPETDPDEELDKLPPVPTVVDSAKLALMITQRCAEAGINNLVEPLLSSTKLESEAIVQAGLTRAKAVNDLCVAARLPEFSVEYVAAGLDVAAVRARLFDKIVSSGKGFEIDSSLPLDEDLVPKVQAKQPDPNSIWAARQAAQSGTARGAKGA, from the coding sequence ATGAGCAAGAAAGCGCGACCGCGCGTTTATAACCGGGCAGGGCAGCGCGTAAAGGTGCAGGACGACACCTGGTACACCGTGCACGCCAGCGGTGAAGCCGCCGAGCGAGTGATCGAAGTCTTCGTCTACGGCGAGATCGGCGGCTGGGGCATCACCGCCAATCAGTTCGTGCAGGACCTGCGCGCGATGGATGACGGTGTCTCGCCAGTGATCGCCGCCTTCAACAGCATCGGCGGTGATCTGTTCGACGGTCTGGCCATGCATAACGCGCTGTCGCGTTTGGGCGAGCGCTGTACCGGGCGGGTCGATGCACTGGCCGCCAGCGCTGCCAGCGTGGCGGTGTGTGGTGCTCACCGCGTGGTGATCGCCTCCAACGCCATGTTGATGATCCACAACCCATGGACGTACGCGGCTGGGGATGCCGAAGACTTTCGCAAGGTGGCCGATGTGCTCGACCAGACCATGGAGGCGATCATCGCGGCCTACAAAGCGAAGGCGCCGGACATCGATGAGGTCGAGTTGCGGCGATTGGTGGCCGCTGAAACCTGGCTGACCGCCAATGAGGCGGTGGCGCTGGGCTTGGCCGATGAAGTGGGCGACGGCGTCAAGGTCAAGGCCTGCCTTGGCCAGGGGGCCGTGCTGCAGCGGTACCAGCACGCGCCGGCCGAGTTGCTGGCTCAGCTCGACGAGCCGCCCGAGACGGATCCTGACGAGGAGCTCGACAAGCTGCCACCGGTACCCACCGTGGTCGACTCAGCCAAGCTGGCCTTGATGATCACCCAGCGTTGCGCGGAAGCCGGTATCAACAACCTGGTCGAACCGCTGCTCAGTTCGACCAAGCTGGAAAGCGAAGCCATCGTCCAGGCCGGTCTGACCCGCGCCAAGGCGGTGAATGACCTCTGTGTCGCAGCTCGGCTGCCCGAGTTCAGCGTCGAATACGTGGCAGCTGGTTTGGACGTTGCGGCGGTGCGGGCGCGTCTGTTCGACAAGATCGTCAGCAGCGGCAAGGGCTTTGAAATCGACAGCAGCCTGCCGTTGGACGAAGACCTGGTGCCTAAGGTGCAGGCCAAACAACCCGACCCCAACTCGATCTGGGCCGCTCGACAAGCAGCCCAATCCGGAACTGCGCGCGGCGCGAAAGGAGCATGA
- a CDS encoding head decoration protein has product MTIQKEPIHAGEFLLSEGAGNISRESINVAAGPALYPGQILGLVTATGHFAPYAPAAEDGSETAVAILFGPLGESDVVRRGRAVVRLAEVSEAHLTGLDLDAEKALASHFLIVR; this is encoded by the coding sequence ATGACCATCCAAAAAGAACCGATCCACGCCGGTGAGTTCCTGCTCTCGGAAGGCGCAGGAAACATTTCACGCGAATCCATCAACGTCGCTGCCGGCCCTGCGTTGTACCCGGGCCAGATCCTCGGCCTGGTGACAGCTACCGGTCACTTTGCGCCGTACGCTCCGGCGGCTGAGGACGGCAGCGAGACGGCCGTCGCCATTCTCTTCGGTCCGCTGGGCGAGTCCGATGTGGTGCGCCGGGGCCGTGCGGTGGTGCGATTGGCGGAAGTCAGCGAAGCGCATCTGACCGGGCTCGACCTCGATGCCGAAAAGGCGCTGGCTTCCCACTTTCTGATCGTCCGATAG
- a CDS encoding major capsid protein, with product MADIAIFDDEAFTVTALTAALNDQPYLPGRISALGLFREEGVTTLTVQIEKDGDTLALVPAGERGGSGLVVAASKRNLIPFNTVHLPERFTIKADEIQGIRAFGTRTELQAVQDVVNTRLAKARRQLDATHEFQRMGALNGLILDADGSTVLLDLYDRFGVQRQKLSMGLADPATELRVKCGEALDMQEDALGSVTSTSSRAFCGKNFWNKLIVHKAVKETYLNSQQAAALRGDARESFEFGGIIWERYRGKVAGVSFVHDDKALLVPEGVPDLYISVFAPADYMETVNTQGIPYYSMIEPLPFNKGMAGEAQSNPLHLCTRPRAQILLEL from the coding sequence ATGGCCGATATCGCCATTTTTGACGACGAAGCGTTCACCGTTACCGCGCTCACTGCAGCCCTCAACGATCAACCCTATCTGCCGGGTCGCATCAGTGCCCTGGGTTTGTTCCGCGAGGAAGGTGTCACCACCCTGACTGTGCAGATCGAGAAAGACGGCGACACCCTGGCGTTGGTTCCGGCGGGTGAGCGGGGCGGTTCTGGCCTGGTCGTCGCAGCCAGCAAACGCAATCTGATTCCGTTCAACACCGTGCACCTGCCTGAGCGTTTCACCATCAAGGCCGACGAGATCCAAGGCATTCGCGCCTTCGGCACACGCACCGAGCTGCAGGCGGTGCAGGACGTGGTCAACACCCGGCTGGCCAAGGCGCGCCGTCAGTTGGACGCCACCCACGAGTTTCAGCGCATGGGCGCACTCAATGGCCTGATCCTCGATGCCGATGGCTCGACGGTGCTGTTGGATCTGTATGACCGCTTTGGTGTACAGCGTCAGAAGCTGTCCATGGGCTTGGCCGATCCGGCCACTGAGCTGCGGGTGAAATGCGGCGAAGCGCTGGATATGCAAGAGGACGCGCTGGGCAGCGTGACCAGCACCAGTTCCCGCGCCTTCTGCGGCAAAAACTTCTGGAACAAGCTGATCGTTCACAAGGCGGTCAAGGAGACCTACCTCAACAGCCAGCAAGCAGCGGCGTTGCGTGGTGATGCCCGGGAGAGCTTCGAGTTCGGCGGCATTATCTGGGAACGCTACCGTGGCAAAGTCGCCGGCGTGTCATTCGTTCACGATGACAAGGCGCTGCTCGTTCCTGAGGGTGTGCCGGATCTGTACATCTCGGTGTTTGCGCCGGCGGACTACATGGAAACGGTGAACACCCAGGGCATTCCGTACTACAGCATGATCGAGCCGCTGCCCTTCAACAAAGGCATGGCCGGCGAAGCCCAGTCCAACCCGTTGCACCTGTGCACGCGTCCCCGCGCGCAGATCCTCCTGGAGCTCTAA
- a CDS encoding head-tail joining protein produces the protein MGFRDLIAEVDAVVFETLGDTARIEGRDEPVLGMFSAPWLQPKIGKLNTGLREPRFEIRVSDSHGLEQGLLVTVDLPELDGGGEYDLLQLEPSGDGLVALILRMRA, from the coding sequence ATGGGCTTTCGCGATCTGATCGCCGAGGTCGACGCGGTGGTGTTCGAAACTCTGGGCGATACCGCGCGAATTGAAGGTCGTGATGAGCCGGTGCTCGGCATGTTCTCCGCACCTTGGCTGCAGCCAAAAATCGGCAAACTCAACACCGGTTTGCGTGAGCCTCGTTTCGAAATACGCGTCAGCGATTCCCATGGGCTGGAACAGGGGCTGCTGGTCACCGTTGATCTGCCGGAGCTGGATGGCGGCGGCGAGTATGACCTGCTGCAGCTGGAGCCGAGCGGGGACGGTCTGGTCGCCCTGATCTTGAGGATGCGCGCATGA